The following coding sequences are from one Anguilla rostrata isolate EN2019 chromosome 16, ASM1855537v3, whole genome shotgun sequence window:
- the LOC135242441 gene encoding histone H4 — MSGRGKGGKGLGKGGAKRHRKVLRDNIQGITKPAIRRLARRGGVKRISGLIYEETRGVLKVFLENVIRDAVTYTEHAKRKTVTAMDVVYALKRQGRTLYGFGG, encoded by the coding sequence atgtcaggtCGAGGAAAAGGTGGAAAAGGACTTGGTAAGGGAGGTGCTAAGCGTCATCGCAAAGTTCTCCGTGATAACATCCAAGGGATAACTAAGCCAGCCATCCGTCGTTTGGCTCGCCGTGGAGGAGTCAAGCGTATATCTGGCCTTATTTACGAAGAGACTCGCGGAGTGCTGAAGGTGTTTCTGGAGAACGTTATCCGCGATGCCGTCACCTACACCGAGCATGCCAAGAGAAAGACCGTCACCGCTATGGATGTAGTTTATGCTCTGAAGCGTCAGGGTCGCACTCTGTACGGCTTTGGTGGATAA